Proteins encoded in a region of the Mycolicibacterium chitae genome:
- a CDS encoding IS256 family transposase, with amino-acid sequence MTQDHSALLAQLDALKSADAGAVFAELIRAGLQALIEAEATETIGAGRYQRSGERSTHRNGHRPKTVSTTSGDIEVKIPKLRAGSFFPSLLERRRRIDKALHAVIMEAYVHGVSTRSVDDLVAALGVGSGVSKSEVSRVCAGLDREIEAFRTRSLTHTTFPYVFCDATFCKVRVGAHVVSHALVVATGVSIDGTREVLGTAVGDSESFEFWREFLASLKARGLSGVHLVISDAHAGLKAAVAQQFTGSSWQRCRVHFMRNLHGAVAAKHAPAVTAAVKTIFAHTDPADVAAQWDQVADTLSGSFPKVAAMMDEAKADVLAFTAFPRTHWQKIWSNNPIERLNKEIKRRADVVEIFPNPAAFLRLATAVVIEAHDEWQVTRRYLSEVSMAELRKVIDAKHAAAHPVTEPVSSQRQIA; translated from the coding sequence ATGACCCAGGACCATTCTGCCTTGCTCGCCCAGCTCGATGCACTCAAGTCCGCTGATGCTGGGGCGGTGTTCGCCGAGCTGATCCGCGCCGGGCTGCAGGCGTTGATCGAGGCCGAGGCCACCGAGACCATCGGGGCCGGACGCTACCAACGCAGCGGCGAACGCAGCACGCACCGCAACGGGCATCGGCCCAAGACGGTATCGACGACCTCCGGCGATATCGAGGTCAAGATCCCCAAACTGCGGGCCGGCTCCTTCTTCCCCTCGCTGCTGGAACGGCGCCGTCGCATCGACAAGGCCCTGCATGCGGTGATCATGGAGGCCTACGTCCATGGCGTGTCGACCCGCAGCGTCGATGACCTGGTCGCCGCACTCGGGGTTGGATCCGGGGTCTCCAAATCGGAGGTCTCGCGCGTCTGCGCCGGCCTCGACCGCGAGATCGAGGCTTTCCGTACCCGCAGCCTGACCCACACCACGTTCCCGTACGTCTTCTGCGACGCCACCTTCTGCAAAGTCCGCGTCGGCGCCCACGTGGTCTCTCACGCGTTGGTGGTGGCCACCGGAGTCTCGATCGACGGGACCCGTGAGGTGCTGGGCACCGCGGTCGGTGACAGCGAGTCTTTCGAGTTCTGGCGGGAGTTTCTGGCCTCGCTCAAGGCCCGCGGCCTTTCCGGGGTGCACCTGGTGATCTCTGATGCCCACGCCGGGTTGAAAGCCGCCGTGGCCCAGCAGTTCACCGGGTCGTCCTGGCAGCGCTGCCGGGTCCATTTCATGCGCAACCTGCATGGCGCGGTGGCCGCCAAACACGCCCCGGCGGTCACCGCGGCGGTCAAGACGATCTTCGCCCACACCGACCCCGCTGATGTGGCTGCGCAGTGGGATCAGGTCGCTGACACGCTCTCGGGCAGTTTTCCGAAGGTGGCCGCGATGATGGATGAGGCGAAAGCCGACGTGCTGGCCTTTACCGCGTTCCCGCGCACCCACTGGCAGAAGATCTGGTCGAACAATCCCATCGAGCGGCTCAACAAGGAGATCAAACGCCGTGCCGATGTCGTGGAGATCTTCCCCAACCCCGCCGCGTTCCTACGGCTGGCCACCGCGGTGGTCATCGAGGCCCACGACGAATGGCAGGTCACCCGCCGCTACCTGTCCGAGGTGTCCATGGCTGAGCTGCGCAAAGTCATCGACGCAAAACACGCCGCCGCCCACCCAGTGACCGAACCGGTTTCCTCACAACGCCAAATCGCCTAG
- a CDS encoding thiamine pyrophosphate-binding protein has translation MVNGGELLARSLESAGVTDIFALHGGHLDSFWAACAGSNLRLVDTRHEAAAGNAADGYARTTGRLGVAVVTSGPGFANGFAALPNALADGVPMLMIASAPPLRELETNEMQGGLDQVAAAAPVTKWAHRVVTTERIPDLVALAIRKALTGRPGPVFLEIPIDVLVTPVDDAAVRVGGVAVVDDRPAPSPTAVADALEQLRTAQRPAIVIGGGTLWSDCGDELAKFADHTGIPVFANNRAAGVLPAEHRCNAWAVDNLAVLAMAVTPGPDVVMLLGARTGLLTGGRANSMVPADATVIQVDLDASEFGRLRPVEVPVVADCREFLRSLLDADTQWPDRSEWLTQATSAQAMVDELYAAVPTVDDGRLHPYHAGRESVKAAGPGSVLVLDGGEAPLWAGMSLSAAAPHRALNLGYMGYLGIGQGFAIGAQIAEPERRVLQLTGDGAYGFHIQELDTMVRHGLPIVTVVLNNACWGMSIHGQEAVYGAGSDVITRLADTDYHEVAKAFGGYGEKVTELEEIAPAIERAFASGKPACINVAVSGAAVHPLTTMMLGDLDVEDAVVVPYYESIPIPGARG, from the coding sequence ATGGTCAATGGAGGCGAACTGCTCGCCCGTTCCCTGGAGTCCGCCGGCGTGACGGACATCTTCGCGCTGCACGGCGGGCACCTCGACTCGTTCTGGGCGGCGTGCGCGGGATCCAACCTGCGCCTGGTCGATACGCGGCACGAGGCCGCGGCGGGTAATGCCGCCGACGGCTACGCCCGGACCACCGGTCGACTCGGCGTCGCCGTCGTGACGTCCGGTCCCGGATTCGCGAACGGCTTCGCCGCGCTACCCAACGCGCTGGCCGACGGGGTGCCGATGCTGATGATCGCCAGTGCTCCCCCGCTGCGTGAACTGGAGACCAACGAGATGCAGGGCGGTCTGGACCAGGTGGCCGCGGCCGCGCCGGTCACCAAGTGGGCGCACCGTGTGGTCACCACCGAACGCATCCCCGACCTGGTGGCGTTGGCCATCCGCAAGGCGCTGACGGGCCGGCCCGGCCCGGTGTTCTTGGAGATTCCGATCGACGTGCTCGTCACCCCGGTCGACGATGCCGCCGTGCGCGTCGGTGGCGTGGCCGTCGTCGATGACCGGCCCGCGCCGTCCCCGACCGCGGTTGCCGACGCCCTCGAACAACTGCGGACCGCGCAGCGGCCGGCCATCGTCATCGGCGGCGGCACGCTGTGGTCGGATTGCGGCGACGAACTCGCCAAGTTCGCCGACCACACCGGGATTCCGGTCTTCGCCAACAATCGCGCCGCCGGCGTCTTGCCCGCCGAGCACCGCTGCAACGCCTGGGCCGTCGACAACCTCGCCGTGCTGGCCATGGCCGTCACGCCCGGCCCCGACGTGGTGATGCTGTTGGGCGCCCGAACGGGTCTACTCACGGGTGGTCGCGCCAATTCGATGGTCCCGGCCGATGCCACCGTCATCCAAGTAGATTTGGACGCAAGCGAATTCGGCCGTCTGCGCCCTGTCGAGGTGCCCGTGGTGGCCGACTGCCGCGAGTTCCTCCGGAGTCTGCTCGACGCGGACACGCAGTGGCCGGACCGCAGCGAATGGCTCACGCAGGCCACCTCGGCGCAAGCCATGGTGGATGAGCTCTACGCCGCGGTGCCAACGGTCGATGACGGGCGCCTGCACCCGTATCACGCGGGTCGCGAATCCGTGAAGGCCGCGGGGCCAGGATCGGTGCTGGTCCTCGACGGCGGCGAAGCCCCACTGTGGGCAGGGATGAGTCTGTCCGCGGCGGCGCCGCACCGTGCACTCAACCTCGGCTACATGGGCTATCTCGGTATCGGCCAGGGGTTCGCGATAGGCGCGCAGATCGCCGAGCCCGAGCGACGCGTGCTGCAACTCACCGGTGACGGCGCGTACGGGTTCCACATCCAGGAACTCGACACCATGGTCCGCCACGGCCTGCCGATTGTCACGGTGGTGTTGAACAACGCCTGCTGGGGTATGTCGATCCACGGCCAAGAGGCGGTCTACGGCGCGGGCAGCGACGTGATCACGCGCCTGGCCGACACCGATTACCACGAGGTGGCAAAGGCTTTCGGCGGCTATGGCGAAAAGGTCACCGAACTCGAGGAGATCGCTCCGGCGATCGAGCGCGCATTCGCCTCCGGGAAGCCGGCCTGCATCAACGTCGCGGTATCCGGCGCGGCCGTACATCCACTGACCACGATGATGCTAGGCGACCTCGACGTCGAAGACGCCGTGGTCGTGCCGTACTACGAGAGCATCCCGATCCCGGGCGCCCGCGGATGA
- a CDS encoding zinc-dependent alcohol dehydrogenase family protein, whose translation MTDLMKAVVLPRFGGTDAFELRDVSVPRVEPRQVRVRVHATAVNPLDYQIRRGDYADHVPLPAIIGHDISGVIEEVGSHVTEFRPGDAVYYTPQIFGGAGSYAEQHVADVDLVGRKPENLSHLEAASLTLVGGTVWESLVTRAQLTVGETILIHGGAGGVGTIAIQIAKAVGAHVITTAKAGDHEFVRSLGADAAIDFTSTDYVDAVAEMTRGEGVDVVYDTIGGDALTRSPLTLADFGRVVSIVDIEQPQNLIEAWGKNAAYHFVFTRQNRGKLDALTTLIERGLVKPVIGATLPLARMGEAHELLENRRSYALRGKVAIDVAGETVAVPPRIS comes from the coding sequence ATGACTGATCTGATGAAAGCCGTTGTGCTCCCCCGCTTCGGAGGCACCGATGCTTTCGAGTTGCGCGACGTCTCGGTACCACGAGTCGAACCCCGCCAGGTACGGGTGCGCGTCCATGCGACGGCCGTCAACCCGCTCGACTATCAGATCCGGCGCGGAGACTACGCCGATCATGTGCCGCTCCCGGCGATCATCGGGCACGACATCTCCGGCGTGATCGAGGAAGTCGGATCCCACGTGACCGAGTTCCGCCCCGGCGATGCGGTGTACTACACGCCCCAGATCTTCGGCGGAGCCGGCTCCTACGCCGAGCAGCACGTCGCCGACGTCGACCTCGTCGGCCGCAAGCCGGAGAACCTCAGCCACCTAGAGGCGGCGAGCCTGACTCTCGTCGGCGGAACGGTCTGGGAATCCCTGGTGACGCGAGCGCAGCTCACCGTGGGCGAGACGATCCTCATCCACGGCGGCGCCGGCGGTGTCGGCACCATCGCGATCCAGATCGCGAAAGCGGTCGGCGCACACGTGATCACCACCGCGAAAGCCGGCGACCATGAGTTCGTGCGCTCTCTCGGAGCGGATGCGGCGATCGACTTCACTTCGACCGACTACGTCGATGCTGTGGCCGAGATGACGCGAGGTGAGGGAGTCGATGTCGTCTACGACACGATCGGTGGCGACGCGCTCACCCGAAGCCCGTTGACGCTGGCCGACTTCGGACGCGTCGTCAGCATCGTCGACATCGAACAGCCGCAGAACCTCATCGAGGCGTGGGGCAAGAATGCCGCGTATCACTTCGTCTTCACCCGACAGAACCGAGGAAAACTGGACGCACTCACCACGCTGATCGAGCGCGGCCTCGTGAAGCCGGTTATCGGCGCAACTCTTCCGCTCGCACGAATGGGCGAGGCTCATGAACTCCTGGAGAACAGGCGGTCGTATGCACTCCGCGGCAAGGTCGCGATCGATGTAGCGGGTGAAACTGTGGCAGTTCCTCCTCGCATCTCGTAA
- a CDS encoding YaeQ family protein — protein sequence MALSATVFKVELGVSDVDHDYYADHTLTMARHPSETDERMVVRLLAFGLRAHRLGDVDGELAFGAGLSTPGVPDLRLADYTGRILEWINVGQPDERALGKAASQAEQVLLFPFAAGVATWWRTVGPKVAGLPNLSVVQIPHPAVQQLAQTVDRRISAQVMVIEGQVTMTVGGVDATFTPEPLE from the coding sequence GTGGCACTTTCTGCAACAGTATTCAAAGTCGAACTTGGCGTCTCCGATGTCGATCACGACTACTACGCCGATCACACTCTGACCATGGCCCGTCATCCCAGTGAGACCGATGAGCGGATGGTGGTGCGGTTGTTGGCGTTTGGGCTGCGCGCACACCGCCTTGGCGACGTCGACGGTGAGTTGGCGTTCGGGGCAGGCCTGTCCACCCCCGGTGTACCGGACTTGCGCCTCGCCGACTACACCGGCCGGATCCTGGAATGGATCAACGTCGGCCAGCCCGACGAACGCGCCTTGGGCAAGGCGGCCAGCCAGGCCGAGCAGGTGCTGCTCTTCCCGTTCGCCGCCGGCGTGGCCACCTGGTGGCGCACTGTCGGACCCAAAGTGGCGGGGCTGCCGAATCTGTCGGTGGTGCAGATACCACACCCAGCGGTGCAGCAACTGGCCCAGACTGTCGATCGACGGATCTCGGCGCAGGTGATGGTGATCGAAGGTCAGGTGACGATGACCGTAGGCGGAGTCGACGCCACCTTCACACCCGAGCCATTGGAGTGA
- a CDS encoding type II toxin-antitoxin system PemK/MazF family toxin, with amino-acid sequence MNRGEIWTVAGGIYAGKSRPAVIVQDDLFDATGSVTVAPMTSTLLDAPLMRIRITGGQGRLSGLDHDSDVMIDQLTTVRRSNVHVRVGRLTAEQVVEVERAMMAFLGLAR; translated from the coding sequence GTGAACCGAGGGGAGATCTGGACGGTAGCGGGGGGCATCTACGCGGGGAAGTCACGTCCGGCGGTGATCGTTCAGGATGACCTCTTTGACGCCACGGGTTCAGTGACGGTTGCGCCCATGACCAGCACGTTGTTGGATGCGCCGTTGATGCGCATTCGGATAACCGGCGGACAAGGTCGGCTATCGGGACTGGACCACGACAGCGACGTGATGATCGATCAGCTCACCACCGTCAGAAGGTCGAACGTTCACGTCCGAGTCGGCCGGCTCACTGCGGAACAAGTCGTCGAGGTGGAGCGGGCGATGATGGCATTCCTTGGACTGGCCCGGTAA
- a CDS encoding antitoxin MazE-like protein: protein MAVRDRVGEYRRRMRERGLRPLQVWVPDVRTESFAAEAHRQASLVARADESNDDQDFIEAVSTPWDEE, encoded by the coding sequence ATGGCGGTGAGGGACAGGGTAGGCGAGTACAGGCGGCGGATGCGCGAGCGCGGCCTGCGGCCGCTGCAAGTCTGGGTGCCGGACGTGCGCACTGAGAGTTTCGCCGCCGAGGCGCATCGCCAGGCTTCGTTGGTCGCAAGAGCGGACGAGAGCAACGACGACCAGGACTTTATCGAGGCTGTCTCGACGCCCTGGGATGAGGAGTGA
- a CDS encoding zinc-binding dehydrogenase has product MKAVSCREATLSVIDLPAPHPAPGQLLLNVLRCGICGSDLHAKDHAHELAEVMTAVGVTDAVAPDKSVVFGHEFCGEVAERGRGATRRFKTGTTVVSFPLLRAGDGVHLTGLSPAAPGAYAEQVLAEAAMSFVVPNGLAPDIAALTEPMAVALHAVRRSDITRRDTAVVIGCGPVGLAIICHLKAQGVETIVASDLSPGRRELARRCGASLVIDPAEDSPYAAAPGLTSGTDLYEMGMSTMEKLRRIPGWVPLYRIAEKLGATAPKRPVIFECVGNPGMIDSILAAAPFNSRVVVAGVCMGTDRLRPTLANAKEIDLRFVFAYTPLEFRDTLHLLADGKVDASPLITDTVGLQDVAAVFSALGSPGDQAKVLIDPSRR; this is encoded by the coding sequence ATGAAGGCGGTCAGTTGCCGGGAGGCGACGCTGTCGGTGATCGACCTCCCGGCGCCGCATCCGGCGCCGGGGCAGCTACTGTTGAACGTGTTGCGGTGCGGGATCTGCGGTTCGGATCTGCATGCCAAGGATCATGCCCACGAGTTGGCCGAGGTGATGACGGCCGTCGGGGTCACGGACGCGGTGGCCCCCGACAAGTCGGTGGTCTTCGGTCACGAGTTCTGCGGCGAGGTGGCCGAACGGGGCCGGGGCGCGACCAGACGGTTCAAGACCGGCACCACAGTCGTGTCGTTCCCGCTGCTGCGCGCGGGCGACGGCGTGCACCTGACCGGGCTGTCCCCGGCCGCACCCGGCGCGTACGCCGAGCAGGTGCTGGCCGAGGCCGCGATGAGTTTTGTGGTGCCCAACGGGCTGGCTCCCGACATCGCCGCACTGACCGAGCCCATGGCTGTGGCGCTGCACGCCGTGCGGCGCAGCGACATCACCCGCCGCGACACCGCCGTTGTGATCGGCTGCGGCCCTGTGGGTCTGGCGATCATCTGCCATCTCAAGGCCCAGGGTGTCGAGACGATCGTCGCCAGCGACCTGTCCCCAGGACGACGGGAGTTGGCTCGACGGTGCGGTGCCTCGCTGGTCATCGATCCGGCGGAGGACTCACCGTATGCGGCGGCGCCGGGCCTGACCTCGGGCACCGACCTCTATGAGATGGGCATGAGCACGATGGAGAAGCTGCGCCGGATCCCCGGTTGGGTACCGCTGTACCGCATTGCCGAGAAACTGGGTGCCACCGCGCCCAAACGCCCGGTGATCTTCGAGTGCGTCGGTAACCCGGGCATGATCGACTCGATCCTGGCTGCGGCGCCGTTCAACTCGCGCGTCGTCGTCGCCGGAGTGTGCATGGGCACCGACCGGTTGCGGCCGACGTTGGCGAACGCCAAGGAAATCGACCTGCGATTCGTCTTCGCCTACACGCCCCTGGAGTTCCGCGACACCCTGCACCTACTGGCCGACGGCAAGGTCGACGCCTCGCCCCTGATCACCGACACCGTAGGTCTGCAGGACGTGGCCGCCGTGTTCTCAGCGCTGGGCTCCCCCGGCGATCAGGCCAAGGTGCTGATCGACCCGTCCCGGCGCTAA
- a CDS encoding type II toxin-antitoxin system VapC family toxin, with product MIVLDTNVVSELMRPAPDSDVANWVDSLDVSDLLLTAVTAAELMYGVARLPDGRRRGELRAKMEGLLAEDFRDRILPFDALAATHYADIVADRERSGRQISFADGQIAAICRNWNVGLATRNVSDFAGTGVELINPWDSATP from the coding sequence ATGATCGTCTTGGACACCAACGTCGTCTCGGAGTTGATGCGCCCGGCTCCGGACTCTGATGTCGCTAATTGGGTCGACAGTCTGGATGTGTCCGACCTCCTGCTGACGGCTGTGACGGCAGCCGAGCTGATGTATGGCGTTGCCCGCTTGCCGGACGGGCGTCGTAGGGGTGAGCTTCGCGCAAAGATGGAAGGACTGCTGGCGGAGGATTTCCGGGACAGGATCTTGCCGTTCGACGCGCTCGCCGCAACTCACTATGCGGATATAGTCGCCGATCGGGAGCGTAGTGGGCGTCAGATCAGTTTTGCCGACGGACAGATCGCCGCAATCTGCCGCAACTGGAACGTCGGGCTTGCGACGCGCAACGTCAGTGACTTCGCCGGCACCGGGGTCGAACTCATCAACCCGTGGGATTCGGCAACGCCGTAA
- a CDS encoding oxygenase MpaB family protein, protein MAVRGLRALKKIMQATFDPESVIPDDATVSEYTGDDSLSRQDLCQHPIPADSLTWKYWGRLDVMFFGSGVIGPIAGAWPQMGQATSGSVLFTGDNSFRARAKISKARRQRSREYIYGAVYEAAEEAKKYGLKTRNMHKPIKGSLQDGTYHALNAETFYFAHVTFFYHLLIVVAEQLYFDGAMPRAMKEQIFEESKEWYSIWGVDDSPQPDTYADFERYLANVERHHLVNSQVTQLMLEQFVERRLAPRWWPAAMKKLVWPWVVGRRQVVVNSFPRHVQELFGLEWTPEDDEMLRRFTRMYRRVDAVLERVLPPKLGYLPIAAKGFAREGIHPRNITLDSAQQALRDSRARRAVRADAPAGEPNIGAASG, encoded by the coding sequence ATGGCGGTCCGGGGTCTCAGGGCACTCAAGAAGATCATGCAGGCGACCTTCGATCCTGAGTCGGTGATCCCGGACGACGCCACAGTGTCCGAATACACCGGCGATGACAGTTTGTCGCGGCAAGACCTTTGTCAACACCCGATTCCGGCCGATTCCCTGACGTGGAAGTACTGGGGCCGTCTCGACGTGATGTTCTTCGGCAGCGGGGTGATAGGTCCCATCGCGGGGGCGTGGCCGCAGATGGGCCAGGCGACCTCGGGGTCGGTCCTCTTCACCGGCGACAATTCCTTCCGGGCACGCGCGAAGATCTCCAAGGCGCGACGGCAGCGATCTCGCGAGTACATCTACGGGGCCGTGTACGAGGCCGCGGAGGAAGCGAAGAAGTACGGGCTGAAAACCCGCAATATGCACAAGCCCATCAAGGGCTCTCTACAAGACGGTACGTATCACGCTCTGAACGCCGAAACCTTCTACTTTGCGCACGTCACCTTCTTCTATCACCTGCTGATCGTGGTCGCCGAGCAGCTCTACTTCGACGGGGCCATGCCGCGGGCCATGAAGGAGCAGATCTTCGAGGAATCCAAGGAGTGGTACAGCATTTGGGGAGTGGACGACAGTCCGCAGCCGGACACCTACGCGGATTTCGAGCGGTACCTGGCGAACGTCGAGCGTCACCACCTGGTCAACTCGCAGGTCACGCAGCTGATGCTGGAACAGTTCGTGGAGCGACGTCTGGCGCCGCGCTGGTGGCCTGCGGCCATGAAGAAGCTCGTGTGGCCCTGGGTGGTGGGACGACGGCAAGTCGTCGTCAACAGCTTCCCGCGCCATGTGCAGGAGCTGTTCGGATTGGAGTGGACGCCCGAAGACGACGAGATGCTGCGCCGCTTCACGCGGATGTATCGGCGGGTCGATGCGGTGCTCGAGCGCGTCCTTCCGCCGAAGCTCGGGTACCTGCCGATCGCGGCGAAAGGGTTTGCGCGGGAAGGAATCCACCCGCGCAACATCACCCTGGACTCCGCCCAGCAGGCGCTCCGGGACAGCCGGGCACGGCGCGCGGTTCGAGCCGATGCGCCGGCGGGGGAGCCGAACATCGGTGCGGCCTCCGGCTAG
- a CDS encoding DUF4304 domain-containing protein: MSHLVGNSLTTTRWPARKPSPTHPGPGRPQLRNPTTPGDLPGPFLCTRGFEISSDSNFIRERGGGLYDVIELQADWYNGTKSWHGFFVNVGIGSAEVDTACQGDERSGHPLKGSLLQRRWEHLVPDLPYAVRFDRRTHMRQFTAALCEGFDLVLAEMERISTTKQLVRYAVDNNLLIEYERTCRYLAAVGDIDTLTEYVTRLRECFGHQDRWSIFSRDIGSAVGSWAPDLQKQGLLDPLQGSDKRELS, encoded by the coding sequence TTGAGTCACTTGGTAGGTAACTCACTGACCACTACGCGATGGCCCGCCCGAAAGCCTTCACCGACACACCCGGGCCCGGGTCGTCCTCAGCTCCGAAACCCCACCACCCCAGGGGACTTACCCGGCCCTTTCCTGTGCACCCGCGGCTTCGAGATATCTTCTGACTCCAACTTCATTCGGGAGCGCGGGGGGGGACTCTACGACGTCATCGAGCTTCAAGCAGATTGGTACAACGGCACGAAATCGTGGCATGGATTCTTCGTCAACGTCGGCATCGGCTCGGCCGAGGTCGACACCGCGTGCCAGGGCGACGAGCGTAGCGGGCATCCGCTCAAAGGCTCGCTCCTGCAACGTCGTTGGGAGCATTTGGTTCCCGATCTACCGTACGCGGTGCGTTTTGACCGTCGTACGCACATGCGGCAATTCACCGCCGCTCTTTGCGAGGGCTTTGATCTGGTGCTGGCTGAGATGGAGCGGATAAGCACCACGAAGCAGTTGGTGCGATACGCGGTCGACAACAACTTGCTGATCGAATACGAGAGGACCTGCCGATACCTGGCCGCAGTCGGTGACATCGACACACTGACTGAATACGTGACAAGGTTGCGCGAATGCTTCGGGCATCAAGACCGTTGGTCGATCTTCAGCCGTGACATCGGTTCGGCTGTCGGGAGCTGGGCGCCGGACCTGCAGAAGCAAGGACTGCTCGACCCGCTTCAGGGCAGTGACAAGCGCGAGCTTTCGTGA
- a CDS encoding FitA-like ribbon-helix-helix domain-containing protein, with the protein MATLTIRDFDDNLKAALRVRAAEHGRSMEAEVREILRAALERPVGGPGMATRIRQRFSGTGGVELDLPDRTERPRPAVLDE; encoded by the coding sequence ATGGCGACCTTGACGATTCGTGATTTCGACGACAACCTCAAAGCAGCCCTGCGTGTTCGCGCAGCGGAGCACGGCCGTTCGATGGAAGCGGAAGTGCGCGAGATCTTGCGCGCAGCATTGGAGCGCCCAGTTGGCGGCCCTGGGATGGCGACACGGATTCGGCAACGCTTCTCGGGAACCGGGGGCGTGGAGCTTGATCTGCCCGACCGGACGGAGCGTCCACGTCCTGCGGTCCTTGACGAATGA
- a CDS encoding TetR/AcrR family transcriptional regulator encodes MEDAAGPSLRERKRKRTRAVIYEAAMELFEERAYAEVTVEDICERAEIGRATFFRFYGAKGALLLEFNRRLADRVRTEVDAGAGSAPQRLRTVGAVVADAWADSSAAMRAMAFDMLNRPETPVGGETLHPELIALVAEIVAEGQRNGQLRGQQLGAQFIATMVVTVLAGCVANWFDTPDMELRAAMVHTVDLMLTGLQQS; translated from the coding sequence ATGGAGGATGCGGCAGGACCGTCGTTGCGGGAACGCAAGCGGAAACGTACGCGTGCGGTCATCTACGAGGCCGCCATGGAACTTTTCGAGGAGCGCGCCTACGCGGAGGTGACGGTTGAAGACATCTGCGAGCGCGCGGAGATCGGTCGTGCCACGTTCTTCCGGTTCTACGGCGCCAAGGGCGCGTTGCTGCTCGAGTTCAACCGGCGCCTCGCCGATCGGGTGCGTACAGAGGTCGACGCGGGTGCGGGCTCGGCCCCGCAACGGTTGCGAACGGTCGGGGCGGTCGTGGCGGACGCCTGGGCGGACAGCAGCGCAGCCATGCGCGCGATGGCCTTCGACATGCTCAACCGGCCCGAGACGCCGGTCGGTGGCGAGACCCTGCACCCGGAACTGATCGCCCTGGTGGCCGAGATCGTGGCCGAGGGGCAGCGCAACGGTCAGTTGCGCGGACAGCAGCTGGGTGCGCAGTTCATCGCGACCATGGTGGTCACGGTGCTGGCCGGTTGCGTAGCGAACTGGTTCGATACCCCCGACATGGAGCTGCGCGCCGCGATGGTGCACACCGTCGACCTGATGTTGACCGGGCTTCAACAGAGTTAG